The sequence below is a genomic window from Sediminispirochaeta bajacaliforniensis DSM 16054.
GGGCTTCTGATCAGCATTAATATAAATACCATTATCTCGGGGATCGAAACCGGGTTGGGTTTTTTTCGTGAGCTGCTTCTTCATCCCCTTGCCCTATTGAATGGAGAGAAAGCGGCTTCGTTAGTTTTATTCAATCCTGATTACTATTTGGAAACTATTCCGATTGATATTCATATCGGTGAGGTCCTGTATGCGGCTATTTTTGCCCTATCCTTTGCTACAATTGGCTCCTGGTTGCCTGCTCGAAAAGCAGCTAGGCTTAAGCCCCTCGACATTTTCAGGAAGCATTAGGTACAATAAGAAACTATGAAATGTGATATGTGTGGAAAGAATGAGGCCATCATTCATGTTCAGCAAATTAGCAACGGGGAGCTGAAAGAGATCCATCTCTGTGCCTCCTGTGCAGGCAAAAGTGGAATCGTTGCCACCACCGACGGCAATAATGCCGCTTTAGATTTGGGGAATCTCCTCGGTGATGCATTGGGGACGCTTTTTGCCGAGGATAAGGGGGGACATGAGAATTTCCCCGAATGCTGTCCGTCCTGCGGCACGACCGCCGATGAGATCAAAGAAAATGGAAAAGTCGGATGTCCCGACTGCTATTCTCAGTTCCATTCCCTCATCCAGGCTATGCAGGAACGTGAGATGACCCCGGCGGCTTATCGCGGGAAGATTCCAAAGCGCCTAAAAACCTTTAAGGCCTGTCTGATCGATAAGGCCCTGCTACAGTCTCAGCTTGAAGAGGCTGTGGCAGGCGAAGAGTACGAACGGGCGGCACGTCTTCGAGATGCGATATCGAGAATCGAGAACGGATTGTAATGGACGGACAAAACTTTTCCTTCCCTCGCTGGGGTACCGGAGAGGCTTCCGATATTGTTCTTCAGGTGACATCGGAGCTGCGGCGGAACCTTTCTTCGTATGCCTTTCCCGATGCCCTTGATGAAGAGGGTCGAAAAACGGTGGCGGATTCCATTCTCGCTGCAGCCGTGGATCTTCCCCCCTTTGAGGGAGTAGACGGTATGCCGCCTTTGCGCAGGAAAATGTTTCGGGATGCGGGACTTCTGAGTGATCCTCAGGCCGGAGACCGGAGACTCTTCTGTATGGATGCCGGAGGATGGCGGTGGTGTCTCCTGTTGGATCGTGACCACATTGCAATCTCGGGACGGTGTCCCGGTATGGAGCTGAAGCAAAGCTATGTATTGGCGTCTGAATGGGAGGAAATACTCGAGAAGAAACTCGATTTTGCTTTCGCTCTTGACATGGGGTACCTTCTTTCCGATATTTCGGCAAGCGGTAACGCCCTCTTTCATAGTGCCTGGCTCTTCCTGCCTGCTTTAGGCTGGAACGGGAACCGAGAAGCGATCTTTCGAAGTTTAATGGAAGAAGGATACTGGATTCGTGGGAACGCGAATGGAGAGAATGAAGAGGAAGAAGAACTATTTGAAATAGGTACCGAATATTCTTTCGGAATGAGTGAAGATGAGAGTATAAATAAATTTGCACATATGCTAGAATTGCTAGTACATTATGAGAAGAAAACACGGAGGATGATTGACCAGGAGCGATTATCTCTGGTCAAAGATCGCGTATTCCGTGCTTACGGGATTGCCGCTTCGGCTGAGCGAATTGACGCTGCTGAGGGACACCGCCTTGTTCTTTCTCTATTGCTCGGCGTCTCCTTCGGACTTGTCAAACTTCCGCCGGAAAGGCTTGTGGAGTTGCTTTGGCTTGCGGGCGATGCAACCGTTCGTTTCCGGAATAACGGTAATCCGGGAGTCGAGCGGATCGACTATATCCGGAGTAGACTAGGAATTGATCGCTTGATTGGAGGTTTTGATGTTTAAGGGCTTGACCCAGAGAGCACAGCGCATATTGACTATCTACGCTCAGGAAGAAGCAAAACGATTTCATTCCGACCAGCTGCTCCCTGAGCATATTATTCTGGCTCTGTTGAAGGACGGGGAAGGACTGGGATATCGTGCCTTGCAGGTGATTAAAGTCGATCCAGAAGAGCTTCAGATAGAGCTTGAGAAGAGTATTCCCCGCAAACATGCAGGTTTTATTCTCGGAGATGTACCCCCCAGTCATCGAGGGAAAAAGCTCCTTGAAGATTCGGCCGAGGAGGCCCGCGCTCTCGGACATGAATATATCGGAACCGAGCATCTTTTGCTTTCGGCATCTAAAGAGGCTGGAAGTGTCGTCCAGCGTTTTCTTGCAAAGCGGAATATCGGTGTGGAAGCAATTCGCCAAACCATCGCCGAACTGCGGGGAAGCGGGC
It includes:
- a CDS encoding UvrB/UvrC motif-containing protein, whose translation is MKCDMCGKNEAIIHVQQISNGELKEIHLCASCAGKSGIVATTDGNNAALDLGNLLGDALGTLFAEDKGGHENFPECCPSCGTTADEIKENGKVGCPDCYSQFHSLIQAMQEREMTPAAYRGKIPKRLKTFKACLIDKALLQSQLEEAVAGEEYERAARLRDAISRIENGL